Proteins encoded together in one Telopea speciosissima isolate NSW1024214 ecotype Mountain lineage chromosome 4, Tspe_v1, whole genome shotgun sequence window:
- the LOC122657537 gene encoding trafficking protein particle complex subunit 4-like: protein MLQRALTMAAIYSLFIINKSGGLIFYKDYGSTGRMDTNDSLRLASLWHSMHAISQQLSPTAGCSGIELLEADTFDLHCFQSLTGTKFFVVCEPGTQHMDGLLKLIYELYTDYVLKNPFYEMEMPIRCELFDINLSQAIQKDRVALLGR from the exons ATGTTGCAGAGAG CTCTCACAATGGCTGCGATCTACAGCCTTTTCATCATTAACAAATCTGGGGGTCTGATATTCTACAAG GATTATGGATCCACAGGGCGGATGGATACAAATGACAGCTTGCGATTGGCGAGTTTATGGCATTCAATGCATGCGATCTCTCAACAGTTATCTCCAACTGCGGGTTGCTCAGGAATTGAACTCCTTGAGGCCGACACTTTTGACCTTCATTGCTTCCAGTCGCTCACAG GAACAAAATTTTTTGTAGTTTGTGAACCTGGAACACAGCACATGGATGGCCTCTTGAAATTGATATACGAACTGTACACAGattatgttttgaaaaatcccTTCTATGAGATGGAGATGCCAATACGGTGTGAACTATTTGACATCAACCTTTCGCAGGCAATCCAGAAGGATCGTGTTGCATTGTTGGGACGATGA
- the LOC122657501 gene encoding putative pentatricopeptide repeat-containing protein At1g02420, whose protein sequence is MILKSSPFLSLTRYPSSILSFYLDSSSQNPTSLIPRLFCSINSVDGNSPDVDTIFRIISSASSSQNLKQSLKASGIFLSNDLIDRILKRVRFSHGNPLQALEFFNYTGKKRDFFHTPFSYDTMLYILGRSRKFDKVWELLIEMRWKDQSLITTRTVQIVLARIAKVCSVRQTVESFRKFRKMVPQFDTTVYNALLRTLCQEKSMSDARNVYHSLKHEFRPNLQTFNILLSGWKTSEEAEGFFQEMTEMSVKPDIVSYNCLVDVYCKGRELDKAYKVFDKMRDEGISPDVFTYTSIIGGLGLNGQPDKARDVLKEMKEYGCYPDVAAYNAVIRNFCIAKRLGDAYNLMDEMVGKGLNPNATTYNLFFRCYYWSNDLGSSWSLYQRMMETSCLPNTQSCMFLIRLFRKQEKVDMALDLWNNMVEKGFGSYILVSDVLFDLLCDMGKLDEAEKCFLQMVEKGQKPSIVSFKRIKVLMELANRQEALQKLVEKMEAFEPLPRVDERFKSPTEPTYSEALSC, encoded by the coding sequence ATGATTTTGAAAAGCTCTCCATTTCTATCTTTGACAAGGTACCCTTCATCGATTTTGAGTTTCTATCTTGATTCTTCCTCACAGAACCCTACTTCTCTTATCCCCCGATTGTTCTGCTCAATAAACTCGGTCGACGGCAATTCCCCCGACGTGGATACGATTTTCCGTATTATTAGCAGTGCTTCCTCGAGTCAGAACTTGAAACAGTCTCTCAAAGCGAGTGGTATCTTTCTCTCGAACGATTTGATCGATAGGATCTTGAAAAGGGTTAGATTCAGCCATGGGAATCCTTTGCAGGCTTTGGAATTCTTTAATTACACTGGAAAGAAGAGGGATTTTTTCCATACTCCCTTCTCTTACGATACTATGCTTTATATCTTGGGAAGAAGCCGCAAATTTGATAAAGTTTGGGAGCTTCTGATCGAAATGCGTTGGAAAGATCAATCTTTGATTACAACCCGTACTGTTCAGATTGTTCTTGCCCGGATCGCTAAGGTCTGTTCCGTCCGGCAGACTGTTGAAAGCTTCCGCAAGTTCCGCAAGATGGTTCCCCAATTCGATACTACCGTCTATAATGCGCTCTTAAGGACCCTCTGTCAAGAGAAGAGCATGAGTGATGCTCGTAACGTGTATCATAGTCTCAAACATGAATTCCGCCCCAACTTACAGACTTTCAATATACTCCTGTCGGGCTGGAAAACCTCTGAAGAAGCTGAGGGGTTCTTCCAAGAGATGACTGAAATGAGTGTCAAACCTGATATTGTCTCATACAATTGCTTGGTAGATGTTTACTGCAAGGGCCGAGAATTGGACAAGGCATataaggtgtttgataaaatgaGGGATGAGGGCATTTCCCCTGATGTGTTCACCTACACCAGTATTATTGGTGGGTTAGGATTGAATGGTCAACCTGATAAAGCCAGAGATGTTCTAAAGGAGATGAAGGAATATGGCTGTTACCCTGATGTTGCAGCCTACAATGCTGTTATTAGGAATTTCTGCATTGCAAAGAGGCTTGGTGATGCTTATAACCTGATGGATGAGATGGTAGGTAAAGGTCTGAATCCAAATGCCACTACCTATAATTTGTTTTTTCGGTGCTATTATTGGTCCAATGACTTGGGAAGCTCATGGAGTTTATATCAAAGGATGATGGAGACTAGCTGCTTGCCAAACACTCAGTCTTGTATGTTTCTTATCAGATTGTTTCGGAAGCAGGAGAAGGTGGACATGGCACTTGATCTCTGGAACAACATGGTAGAGAAGGGTTTTGGGTCTTATATTTTGGTATCGGACGTGTTGTTTGATTTACTCTGTGACATGGGAAAGTTGGATGAGGCCGAAAAATGTTTCTTGCAGATGGTTGAGAAGGGGCAGAAGCCAAGCATTGTTTCCTTCAAGAGGATAAAGGTTCTAATGGAACTAGCTAACAGGCAAGAAGCCCTTCAAAAATTGGTAGAAAAGATGgaagcttttgaaccattgccTCGAGTAGACGAAAGATTCAAGAGTCCAACAGAGCCAACATATTCAGAAGCACTCTCTTGTTGA